Within the Pseudarthrobacter sp. W1I19 genome, the region CGCTACCTGGTATACGTGCCCGGCGGTTCCATGACCGGCATCTCCCGCAAGCTGCCCGACGTCGAACGAAATCGCCTCAAGCGCATCCTGAAGGATCGCCTTCCCGAGCAGGCCGGCGTCATTGTCCGCACCGCTGCAGAGGGCGCGTCCGAGGAAGAGCTGACGCACGACATCAACCGGCTGCGCGCCCAGTGGGAGGGCATCGAGAGCCAGTCGAAGTCCACCAAGATCCTTGCCCCGGAGCTGCTCTACGGCGAACCGGACCTCACCATCAAGGTGGTCCGCGACGTCTTCAACGAGGACTTCTCCAAGCTCATCGTCTCCGGTGAGGAAGCCTGGGACACCATCGAGGCCTACGTCACGTACGTGGCTCCGGACCTGGTGGGCCGCCTGGAGAAATGGACCAAGGACCAGGACATCTTCGCCGCCTGGCGCATCGACGAGCAGATCCACAAGGCGCTGGAGCGGAAGGTCTTCCTGCCCTCCGGCGGTTCGCTGGTGATCGACCGCACCGAAGCCATGACCGTGGTGGACGTCAACACCGGCAAGTTCACCGGCAGCGGCGGAAACCTCGAAGAGACGGTGACCAAAAACAACCTTGAGGCTGCCGAGGAAGTGGTCCGCCAGCTCCGGCTGCGCGATATCGGCGGCATCATCGTCATCGACTTCATCGACATGGTCCTCGAATCGAACCGCGACCTTGTGCTGCGCCGGCTCGTCGAATGCCTGGGACGCGACCGCACCAAGCACCAGGTGGCTGAGGTCACCTCGCTGGGCCTGGTCCAGATGACCCGCAAGCGGATGGGCACCGGGCTGCTCGAAGTGTTCGGCGAGCAGTGTGAAGCGTGCGCAGGCCGCGGCGTGGTTACCCACGACGACCCCGTGGAGCACCGGCGCGCCAACATCGTGGCCGCCGAGCACCACGTCCAGCGTGCGGACAGCCGACCGGAAGCTCGCAACGAAGGTCACCGCCCTGACAGCCTGCGCCCGGACAACAACCAGCCCGGTGCCCGCCCGGACCGTAAGCGGCGCCGGGGCCGCGGCGGCCAGCAGCCCGAAGCAGCACCGGCTGCTGCCGTGCAGATCCACACCGTGCACCCCGACCCCTCGGACGCCGAACGGCACGCCAAGGCTGAAGCCACCAGGCTGGCCCTGGCCAACATCGCCGCCGCTGCCCACGCAGCGCACCTGCACGACGACGAGGTGGCGGCAGCCAAGCAGGCGGCCGGGGAGCAGCCCGCTCCCGCGCCGGCAGCTGAAAAGCGCGACGCCGATACCCGTCCGGCTGCCGTGCTGACCTTCGGCGGCGAGAAGGTCGTGCTGCCGTTTGTGGAGCACGCGGAGGAACAGCAGCCTCGGCCGGCACTGACCCTGGACCGGCTTGCCGAAGCGTTCGCCCACCTTGGCCAGCCGGCCACGGAACCGGAAGCGCAGCCGGACACGGAAGCGCGGCAGGAGCAGGCCGAACCGGAGCAGGCGCAGGAGCAGAACCCGCGGGCGGAGCAGGCGGCGCCGGCGCAGCAGTCCCAGCCCGCTCCCCAGCGCGCCGAGGCGCCGGAGAAGGACTACAGCGACCACACGCTCGAGCAGACGCGGCAGCGTCGGCCCCGGCGCCACCGGAGCGCCAGCCGTGCCCAGGGTGCTGCGAACGAAACCACCGTGGAGCAGCATGAGAACGTGGCTGCGGGCGGCACAGGCCATTCCCATGAGGCGAAGGCCCCCCAGCCGGCGGGCACCGAAAAGCCGGCCACCAAGGCAGCCGAAGCGCCCATCATCCTCGGCGTAGGGGTTCCGGCCTCGGAGCTCTAAGGAGCAAGCAACGCTGACGATCAGCAGGCAATGCCCGGCCAGCCACACCAGTGGCCGGCCGGGCATTCCTGTGTCTGCGCCCGGACGGTTCCAAGGCCCAGGGCGTAAGGGCCGCGGTGCGGGTCGCAATGTGTCACCTTCTGTCTTCACCGGTCAAAAAAGCTAGGCTGGGGAACCGACACGGGGTGCCGCGCAGAGAGCCGGCTGAGATCCACACCCGTTGAACCTGTCCGGCTAGCACCGGCGAAGGGATGTCTCTTGTCTGCGACTCTTGCAATGCCCACTGCCACCCCATCAACCGCATCGTCAACGTTCCCCGCCCTCACCCCGCCCGGCCGTCCCGTGCCCCGGGTGCTGTCCATTGCCGGTTCTGATCCGTCCGGCGGTGCCGGCATTCAGGCCGACCTCAAAAGCATTGCGGCATTCGGCGGCTACGGAATGGCCGCCATCACGGCCCTTACCGCCCAAAACACCCATGGCGTCCGGGCTGTCCACGTGCCGCCGGCCGATTTCCTGGCCGCGCAGCTGGACGCCGTCAGCGACGACATCGGCATTGATGCGGTCAAGATCGGAATGCTCGGCAGCGCCGAGGTGATCGAAGCGGTGGGGGACTGGCTGCGCAGGGTCCGTCCCGCCGTCGTGGTCCTGGACCCCGTGATGATGGCAACCAGCGGCGACCGGCTCCTGAAGGAGTCCGCCGAAGCCGCGCTGCGCGGACTCCTGCCGCTGGCCCACCTCATCACCCCCAACCTCATTGAGCTCGCCATGCTGGTAGGCGGCGACGTACAGGAGGACTGGGCCGGAGCCCTGGAACAGGGACGCGCCCTCTCCGCAGCTACCGGGGCCACCGTGCTGGTCAAGGGCGGCCACCTGGACGGCAACGAGTGCCCGGATGCCCTGGTCAACACCGCGGGCCTGCTGTCCGGCGAAGTGGTGGTGTTGCCCGGGGAACGGGTGGCAACGCGGAACAGCCACGGCACCGGCTGTTCGCTGTCCTCCGCGATGGCCACTGTCCAGGCGCGGGTGGGGGACTGGGAAGCGTCGCTCCGTGAAGTCAAGCCCTGGCTGGCAGGCGCCCTCGAGGCCTCCGGAACGTTGGAGGTGGGAACCGGCAACGGCCCGGTGCACCACTTCCACCACCTGCCGCCCATTCCCTCCGAGGGCAGCTTCGCTGCCCGGCTCTGGAGCGAGGCCCAGCCGGACCTGGAGGATATCTACGCCCTGGACTTCATCCGCGGCCTGGTCTCCGGCAGCCTTCAGGAGCAGGAGTTCGCGTACTACCTTGCGCAGGACGCCATCTACCTGAACGGCTATTCACGGGTGCTTGCCCGGGCGAGTGCCTTGGCGCCCACCGAGGCCGAACAGCTCTTTTGGGCCGGGTCTGCCAGTCAGTGCCTGGAGGTCGAGTCGGAGCTGCACCGCTCCTGGCTGAGCACCCGCGCCGTCCGGCCGCAACTTGGCCCGGTGACGAAGTCTTACGTTGACCACCTGACGGCCGCGTCGGCGTCGGGCAGTTATGCAGTGCTGGCCGCAGCGGTCCTGCCCTGCTTCTGGCTGTACGCAGAGGTGGGTGCAACCCTGCACGCCCAGTTCCTCGCCGCCGGCGAACCTGCCGGGCACCCGTACGCTGCCTGGCTGCGCACCTACGCTGACGAGGGCTTCGCCGCCGCCACCCGCCAGGCCATTGCCATCGTGGATGAGGCAGGGCGTACGGCCTCGGCGGCGGACAGGGACGCGATGATCACGGCGTTCAAGCAGTCCTGCCGGCTGGAAGTGGACTTCTTTGACGCGCCGCGGCTGCACGCCTGAACAACCGCCGGCGTGCGGGCCGGTACTATGGTGGGGCAGGGTGCGGACGCCGGACCTGGACTGTGGTACCTATCACAGCAACCCGCCGGGAACCAGCCTCATTTGCGGCCGAAGACAAA harbors:
- a CDS encoding bifunctional hydroxymethylpyrimidine kinase/phosphomethylpyrimidine kinase, yielding MPTATPSTASSTFPALTPPGRPVPRVLSIAGSDPSGGAGIQADLKSIAAFGGYGMAAITALTAQNTHGVRAVHVPPADFLAAQLDAVSDDIGIDAVKIGMLGSAEVIEAVGDWLRRVRPAVVVLDPVMMATSGDRLLKESAEAALRGLLPLAHLITPNLIELAMLVGGDVQEDWAGALEQGRALSAATGATVLVKGGHLDGNECPDALVNTAGLLSGEVVVLPGERVATRNSHGTGCSLSSAMATVQARVGDWEASLREVKPWLAGALEASGTLEVGTGNGPVHHFHHLPPIPSEGSFAARLWSEAQPDLEDIYALDFIRGLVSGSLQEQEFAYYLAQDAIYLNGYSRVLARASALAPTEAEQLFWAGSASQCLEVESELHRSWLSTRAVRPQLGPVTKSYVDHLTAASASGSYAVLAAAVLPCFWLYAEVGATLHAQFLAAGEPAGHPYAAWLRTYADEGFAAATRQAIAIVDEAGRTASAADRDAMITAFKQSCRLEVDFFDAPRLHA
- a CDS encoding Rne/Rng family ribonuclease; protein product: MDNEQASAVNEDAPATETVAADADAAPKKATRTRRKAAPTADDPLIPAPGAGEAAAPEAKAPVRRSRSRKKEDVAEPLPAFAGEAATETAQLPADAPAADAAQAAAGAPELPESAGETTPETAVEVEPEAKPVRRRRVATRKTSAPVAAEAAPAAATESAAEPAAAETAAGPAAAVPPADETGKAAVEEAPAEEPAEETPAAQPPAQASAGASTETAAKEQASAAPASPFGSLFLEPASPTSVLFQAPDLSTVVRPAPAAAAEAGEDEAEDTDTDDANGRRRRRGRGRRNRGRPGEGEDADLEGSEEADADASDDADEESAGQVEDGVTSRRRRRRRRGDQDLELTGGGEDDPPNTVTRVRAPRPVTEAPVSNRVTSVKGSTRLEAKKQRRRESRDTGRRRTVITEAEFLARRESVDRQMIVRQRDDRIQIAVLEDGVLAEHFVSKTQQDSLIGNVYLGKVQNVLPSMEAAFVDIGRGRNAVLYAGEVNWEAVNLEGKQRRIENALKSGDTVLVQVTKDPVGHKGARLTSQISLPGRYLVYVPGGSMTGISRKLPDVERNRLKRILKDRLPEQAGVIVRTAAEGASEEELTHDINRLRAQWEGIESQSKSTKILAPELLYGEPDLTIKVVRDVFNEDFSKLIVSGEEAWDTIEAYVTYVAPDLVGRLEKWTKDQDIFAAWRIDEQIHKALERKVFLPSGGSLVIDRTEAMTVVDVNTGKFTGSGGNLEETVTKNNLEAAEEVVRQLRLRDIGGIIVIDFIDMVLESNRDLVLRRLVECLGRDRTKHQVAEVTSLGLVQMTRKRMGTGLLEVFGEQCEACAGRGVVTHDDPVEHRRANIVAAEHHVQRADSRPEARNEGHRPDSLRPDNNQPGARPDRKRRRGRGGQQPEAAPAAAVQIHTVHPDPSDAERHAKAEATRLALANIAAAAHAAHLHDDEVAAAKQAAGEQPAPAPAAEKRDADTRPAAVLTFGGEKVVLPFVEHAEEQQPRPALTLDRLAEAFAHLGQPATEPEAQPDTEARQEQAEPEQAQEQNPRAEQAAPAQQSQPAPQRAEAPEKDYSDHTLEQTRQRRPRRHRSASRAQGAANETTVEQHENVAAGGTGHSHEAKAPQPAGTEKPATKAAEAPIILGVGVPASEL